A single window of Metallosphaera hakonensis JCM 8857 = DSM 7519 DNA harbors:
- a CDS encoding TM1812 family CRISPR-associated protein, giving the protein MNCLFYIAGNLMNYQVVDYVIHDKEIRTFFAAHALYKAFNPDRVVTLLPDSLIQDSDWENVKKAYKNMILFQARNINFEQLDDIKSFINKLEIYPIPNAGIAKAFKGENGEIKDTKPTIPYSKDRGAVFIFNVIYSILQDYSCDSYIIDLTHGTNVLTTALLTAGSLFNSTFYSAPVMGPPERNSKVKVVELTELVEAMRDSLMIASSIEMLDERYFRDYKSNLEKLNPNNFKDKRELISRIKGSEPGMIIDLLWNIRNGFTVNAIKAMKDVSLRVQELKGDTRKLTSHFIDWSNNPDLDVKEIVLPHFYSTLKVEDILGRTDDLSVLRHLLDLYVKAKLYDKALSLARELPVAFCLKFRGGGTFEKKSQEGNNSQGNAKEVKGNEYEECKNLVTNYYGEEQNAIIQYRNILMHGGLSEDLKVSVDGEGRLNVGNTLKRKSIEDLIKDLGNKVDKVINRIESNSKKGLSSSEEVR; this is encoded by the coding sequence ATGAACTGCCTGTTTTACATCGCCGGCAACCTGATGAATTATCAGGTAGTGGATTACGTGATCCATGATAAGGAAATACGAACCTTCTTCGCTGCACACGCACTTTATAAAGCTTTCAACCCCGACAGAGTAGTAACACTGTTACCGGATAGCTTAATACAGGATTCTGACTGGGAAAACGTCAAGAAGGCCTATAAAAATATGATCCTCTTCCAAGCCAGGAATATTAATTTCGAACAACTGGATGATATCAAGTCCTTTATTAACAAGCTCGAGATCTACCCGATTCCAAATGCGGGAATAGCTAAGGCATTTAAAGGTGAAAACGGTGAAATTAAAGATACTAAACCAACTATACCCTACAGCAAGGACAGAGGCGCGGTATTCATCTTCAACGTGATATACTCTATCTTGCAGGATTATTCCTGCGACAGTTATATAATCGATCTAACTCACGGAACTAACGTCTTGACCACTGCCCTATTGACCGCAGGTTCCCTATTTAACTCCACCTTCTATTCTGCGCCAGTCATGGGTCCTCCAGAAAGGAATAGTAAAGTCAAGGTCGTTGAGCTTACCGAACTAGTGGAGGCCATGAGGGACTCGCTCATGATCGCTTCGTCCATAGAGATGCTTGACGAGAGGTACTTTAGGGACTACAAGAGTAATTTAGAAAAACTTAATCCCAACAACTTTAAGGATAAAAGGGAACTCATCTCCAGAATTAAAGGTTCGGAACCAGGCATGATAATAGACCTACTGTGGAACATAAGAAACGGTTTCACTGTCAACGCTATAAAGGCCATGAAAGACGTAAGCCTCAGAGTTCAGGAACTCAAAGGCGACACGCGAAAACTCACCTCCCACTTCATAGACTGGAGCAACAACCCAGACCTCGATGTCAAGGAGATAGTATTACCTCACTTTTACTCAACGTTAAAGGTTGAGGATATCCTCGGGAGGACAGACGATCTTAGCGTCTTGAGGCACCTCTTAGACCTTTACGTTAAGGCAAAACTTTACGATAAGGCTTTATCTTTAGCTAGAGAACTTCCAGTGGCCTTTTGCTTGAAATTCCGCGGAGGTGGGACCTTTGAAAAGAAGTCTCAAGAGGGGAACAATTCCCAAGGGAATGCCAAGGAAGTGAAGGGGAATGAGTACGAAGAGTGTAAGAACCTTGTAACAAACTATTACGGCGAGGAGCAAAACGCTATCATACAATATAGGAATATATTGATGCATGGAGGACTATCGGAGGACCTTAAGGTAAGCGTGGACGGTGAGGGTAGACTAAACGTGGGCAATACGTTGAAAAGGAAAAGTATAGAAGATCTAATTAAGGACTTAGGCAACAAGGTTGACAAAGTAATAAACAGAATTGAAAGTAATTCGAAGAAAGGCCTATCCTCCTCTGAGGAAGTAAGATAG